A genomic stretch from Mycobacterium cookii includes:
- a CDS encoding LLM class F420-dependent oxidoreductase has translation MDYGLVLFTSDRGISPAAAAKLADDHGFQTFYVPEHTHIPVKREAAHPTTGDETLPDDRYMRTLDPWVSLGAACAVTSRVRLSTAVALPVEHDPITLAKSIATLDHLSGGRVSLGVGFGWNTDELADHGVPAGRRRTMLREYIEAMRALWTQEEASFAGEFVNFGPSWAWPKPVQPHIPVLVGAAGNEKNFKWIARSADGWITTPRDFDIDGPVKLLQDTWASAGRDGAPQIVALDFKPVPEKLAHWAELGVTEVLFGLPDKSHDEVAAYVERLAGKLAAAV, from the coding sequence ATGGACTACGGGCTTGTGCTGTTCACCAGTGATCGCGGTATCTCTCCGGCAGCGGCGGCCAAACTCGCCGACGACCACGGATTTCAGACGTTCTACGTGCCCGAACACACCCACATCCCGGTGAAGCGCGAGGCCGCCCATCCGACGACCGGTGACGAGACGCTGCCTGACGATCGCTACATGCGCACGTTGGATCCGTGGGTCAGCCTCGGCGCGGCGTGCGCGGTGACCTCACGCGTCCGGCTGTCGACCGCGGTGGCATTGCCCGTCGAGCACGATCCGATCACTCTGGCCAAATCCATCGCGACTTTGGACCACCTTTCCGGTGGGCGGGTCAGCCTCGGCGTCGGGTTCGGCTGGAATACCGACGAGCTCGCCGACCACGGCGTCCCCGCGGGGCGGCGTCGCACCATGCTGCGCGAGTACATCGAGGCGATGCGCGCGTTGTGGACCCAGGAAGAGGCTTCCTTCGCAGGTGAGTTCGTCAACTTCGGGCCCAGCTGGGCGTGGCCGAAGCCGGTGCAGCCGCACATCCCGGTGCTGGTCGGGGCGGCGGGCAACGAGAAGAACTTCAAGTGGATCGCGCGCAGCGCCGACGGTTGGATCACCACTCCGCGCGACTTCGACATCGACGGGCCGGTGAAGTTGCTGCAGGACACCTGGGCTTCCGCTGGCCGGGACGGCGCACCGCAGATCGTGGCGCTGGACTTCAAGCCGGTGCCGGAGAAGTTGGCGCACTGGGCCGAACTCGGCGTCACCGAGGTGTTGTTCGGGCTGCCCGACAAATCGCACGACGAGGTCGCCGCATACGTGGAGCGATTGGCCGGCAAGCTCGCCGCTGCGGTCTAG
- the pcrA gene encoding DNA helicase PcrA, with amino-acid sequence MTSARVTDSETEQLLDGLNPQQRQAVLHEGSPLLIVAGAGSGKTAVLTRRIAYLLAARDVSPGQILAITFTNKAAAEMRERVATLVGPRARSMWVSTFHSTCVRILRNQASLIEGLNSNFSIYDADDSRRLLQMIGKDMGLDIKRFSPRLLANAISNLKNELIDPQQAVADLTDETDDLARTVAAVYTEYQHRLRVANALDFDDLIGETVAVLQAFPQIADHYRRRFRHILVDEYQDTNHAQYVLVRELVGRESETEDSVPPGELCVVGDADQSIYAFRGATIRNIEDFEHDYPDATTILLEQNYRSTQNILSAANSVISRNPERRDKRLWTDAGEGELIVGYVADNEHDEARFVAEEIDALAASSGISYNDVAVFYRTNNSSRSLEEVFIRAGIPYKVVGGVRFYERKEIRDLVAYLRVLDNPGDAVSMRRILNTPRRGIGDRAEACVAVYAENTGSSFADALEAAAEGKVPMLNTRSAKAIAAFVEMLDELRGHLDGELGELVEAVLDRTGYRDELESSSDPQDLARLDNLNELVSVAHEFATDLANAEALGTDLDDEDVPDLGVLAQFLERVSLVADADELPEHGSGVVTLMTLHTAKGLEFPVVFVTGWEDGMFPHMRALGDPRELSEERRLAYVGITRARQRLFVSRAKVRSSWGQPMLNPESRFLREIPQELIEWRRTDPTPSFSAPVSGAGRFGAPRPSPTRSGGGSKRPLLTLAPGDRVTHDKYGLGRVEEVSGVGESAMSLIDFGSSGRVKLMHNHAPVAKL; translated from the coding sequence ATCACGAGTGCGCGCGTAACCGATTCCGAAACTGAGCAGCTTCTCGACGGCCTCAACCCGCAGCAGCGCCAGGCGGTTTTGCATGAGGGCTCGCCGCTGCTGATCGTCGCGGGCGCCGGATCCGGCAAGACGGCCGTGCTGACCCGTCGCATCGCCTACCTGTTGGCCGCCCGCGACGTCAGCCCCGGTCAGATTCTGGCGATCACGTTCACCAACAAAGCCGCCGCGGAAATGCGTGAGCGGGTGGCGACGCTGGTCGGCCCGCGGGCCCGCTCGATGTGGGTGTCGACATTCCACTCGACCTGCGTGCGGATTCTGCGTAACCAGGCGTCGCTGATCGAAGGCCTCAACTCCAACTTCTCCATCTACGACGCCGACGATTCGCGACGCCTGCTGCAGATGATCGGCAAGGACATGGGCCTCGACATCAAGCGGTTTTCGCCACGGCTGCTGGCCAATGCCATCTCGAACCTGAAGAACGAACTGATCGACCCGCAGCAGGCGGTCGCCGACCTGACCGACGAGACCGACGATCTGGCCCGCACGGTCGCCGCGGTCTACACCGAATATCAGCATCGGCTGCGGGTGGCCAACGCGCTCGACTTCGACGACCTGATCGGCGAGACGGTCGCGGTGCTGCAGGCCTTCCCGCAGATCGCCGACCATTACCGCAGGCGGTTCCGGCACATCCTGGTCGACGAATACCAGGACACCAACCACGCCCAATACGTCCTGGTGCGCGAATTGGTCGGCCGTGAAAGCGAAACCGAGGACAGCGTCCCGCCCGGCGAACTCTGCGTGGTCGGCGATGCCGATCAGTCGATCTACGCGTTCCGCGGGGCCACCATTCGCAACATCGAAGACTTCGAACACGACTACCCCGACGCGACGACGATTCTGCTGGAACAGAACTACCGCTCCACGCAGAACATCCTGTCCGCGGCCAACTCGGTGATCTCCCGCAACCCCGAGCGCCGGGACAAGCGGCTGTGGACCGACGCCGGCGAGGGTGAGCTGATCGTCGGCTACGTCGCCGACAACGAGCACGACGAGGCGAGGTTCGTCGCCGAGGAAATCGATGCGCTCGCGGCAAGCAGTGGCATCAGCTACAACGACGTCGCCGTCTTCTACCGCACCAACAACTCGTCGCGATCATTGGAAGAGGTGTTCATCCGAGCCGGCATTCCCTACAAAGTCGTTGGGGGAGTGCGGTTTTACGAGCGCAAAGAGATTCGCGACCTGGTTGCCTACCTGCGGGTGCTGGACAACCCCGGTGACGCGGTCAGCATGCGGCGCATCCTCAACACCCCGCGGCGCGGCATCGGCGATCGCGCCGAGGCGTGCGTGGCGGTGTACGCGGAGAACACCGGCTCGAGCTTCGCCGATGCGCTGGAGGCCGCCGCCGAAGGCAAGGTGCCGATGCTGAACACCCGCTCGGCCAAGGCGATTGCGGCCTTCGTGGAAATGCTCGACGAGTTACGCGGGCATTTGGACGGCGAACTCGGCGAGCTCGTCGAGGCTGTGCTCGACCGCACCGGTTACCGCGACGAACTCGAGTCGTCGAGTGACCCGCAGGATCTGGCGCGGCTCGACAACCTGAACGAATTGGTCAGCGTCGCACACGAATTCGCGACCGACCTGGCCAACGCCGAAGCTCTCGGAACCGACCTTGACGACGAGGACGTGCCGGACCTTGGTGTCCTTGCCCAGTTCCTCGAACGGGTGTCGTTGGTGGCCGATGCCGACGAGCTTCCTGAGCACGGGTCCGGCGTGGTGACGCTGATGACCCTGCACACCGCCAAGGGGCTGGAATTCCCGGTGGTGTTCGTGACCGGCTGGGAAGACGGAATGTTCCCGCACATGCGGGCTTTGGGCGATCCCCGCGAACTGTCCGAGGAGCGTCGACTCGCCTACGTCGGGATCACCCGGGCGCGCCAGCGGCTGTTCGTCAGCCGGGCCAAGGTCCGGTCGTCGTGGGGTCAGCCGATGCTCAATCCCGAATCGCGGTTCCTGCGCGAGATCCCGCAAGAGCTGATCGAGTGGCGGCGCACCGACCCGACCCCGTCGTTCAGTGCGCCGGTGAGCGGAGCCGGCCGATTCGGCGCGCCGCGGCCGTCGCCGACCCGCAGCGGCGGCGGTAGCAAGCGCCCGCTGTTGACGCTGGCACCCGGCGACCGGGTCACCCACGACAAGTACGGGCTGGGCCGCGTCGAAGAGGTGTCCGGGGTCGGCGAATCGGCGATGTCGTTGATCGACTTCGGCAGCTCGGGACGGGTCAAGCTGATGCACAACCACGCGCCGGTCGCGAAGCTCTAG
- a CDS encoding M23 family metallopeptidase, whose amino-acid sequence MVTARGTIRLTQQIPAPSPVRGELSASRNRRPALHRNEVTDIIPFNEFGKLDDLDFSENSAFDKEAQVLRAPELDDLDDTDNLVVMALDAPSVTEASTERLIGAHHRDPRRDRDDAEPWARRAQHRKQLTGPTRGRVLIGAMAAGAAAAAAHSATQTPDHSKAQTVLAADAAALTGGPISTSAQGMQMVAVRPAANVAVHNAELAHGVAFAQERAEREARLQQPLFVMPTKGIFTSGFGYRWGVLHAGIDLANSIGTPIHAVSDGLVIDAGPTAGYGMWVKIRHADGTVTLYGHVNTTLVSVGQRVMAGDQIATMGNRGNSTGPHLHFEVLLGGSQRIDPVPWLAKRGLSVGTFAG is encoded by the coding sequence ATGGTTACGGCTCGAGGGACAATCAGGTTGACCCAGCAAATTCCGGCACCGTCTCCTGTTCGGGGAGAGCTCTCGGCGTCGCGCAACCGCAGGCCAGCCCTTCATCGCAACGAAGTCACCGACATCATTCCGTTCAATGAGTTCGGAAAACTCGATGATCTGGACTTCAGCGAAAACTCTGCTTTCGACAAGGAAGCGCAGGTCCTGCGCGCACCCGAACTCGACGACCTGGACGACACTGACAACCTCGTAGTGATGGCTCTCGACGCCCCCAGCGTCACCGAAGCGAGCACCGAGCGCCTGATCGGAGCGCATCACCGTGACCCGCGCCGCGATCGCGACGACGCGGAGCCGTGGGCCCGGCGGGCGCAGCACCGCAAACAACTGACCGGGCCGACCCGGGGCCGGGTGTTGATCGGCGCGATGGCCGCCGGCGCCGCAGCCGCAGCTGCGCACTCCGCCACCCAGACCCCCGATCACTCCAAAGCGCAGACCGTGCTGGCCGCCGACGCCGCGGCCTTGACCGGCGGGCCGATCAGCACCTCCGCCCAGGGCATGCAGATGGTCGCCGTGCGGCCCGCTGCGAATGTGGCAGTGCACAACGCCGAGTTGGCGCACGGCGTCGCGTTCGCCCAGGAGCGCGCCGAGCGCGAAGCCCGGCTGCAGCAGCCGCTTTTCGTCATGCCGACCAAGGGAATCTTCACCTCTGGCTTCGGCTACCGGTGGGGTGTGCTGCACGCCGGCATCGACCTCGCGAACTCCATCGGCACCCCGATCCACGCGGTGTCCGACGGGCTGGTCATCGACGCCGGTCCGACCGCGGGCTACGGAATGTGGGTCAAGATCCGGCACGCCGACGGCACGGTCACGCTGTACGGCCACGTCAACACCACGCTGGTCAGCGTCGGTCAACGGGTGATGGCCGGCGACCAGATCGCCACCATGGGCAACCGCGGCAACTCCACCGGCCCGCACCTGCATTTCGAAGTTCTACTGGGCGGCTCGCAGCGGATCGATCCCGTGCCGTGGCTGGCCAAGCGGGGCCTCAGTGTCGGCACCTTTGCCGGTTGA
- a CDS encoding DUF5336 domain-containing protein, translated as MSYPPGSPGYPPAQSAGSYGAPAASSFNKAGDAESNLQHYLTIAVLALGLVIYLVSYGPLITHVLPNGDELVEKDPIPVGLALVAGLLAGVSLLPKAKDYAGVFTVIATVGALLLIEDAIGATGRGWALWAAVAAAVVQSSIAASALLLEAGVITPPAPRPKYDQYGHYGQYGYYGQQAPYQQSGYGAQYGGYPTGPTTGGFSAQPGPQPSSPQSQQHGSPTPPTGFPSFSPPPSSSGSGSPGQGNSADHAGSGHGQHSYGQGQQPQAPSSPSGPSQS; from the coding sequence ATGAGTTACCCGCCCGGCAGTCCCGGATATCCGCCCGCACAGTCGGCGGGCTCCTACGGGGCCCCCGCCGCATCGTCGTTCAACAAAGCCGGCGACGCAGAAAGCAACCTGCAGCATTACCTGACGATCGCGGTGCTGGCTCTCGGCCTGGTCATCTACCTGGTGAGCTACGGTCCGCTGATCACCCACGTGCTTCCCAACGGCGACGAGCTCGTCGAAAAGGACCCGATTCCGGTCGGCCTGGCGCTCGTGGCGGGCCTGCTGGCCGGCGTGAGTCTGCTGCCCAAGGCCAAGGATTACGCCGGGGTGTTCACGGTGATCGCCACCGTGGGCGCCCTGCTGCTGATCGAGGACGCCATCGGTGCGACCGGCCGCGGCTGGGCGCTGTGGGCCGCAGTCGCCGCCGCCGTCGTCCAGTCTTCGATCGCCGCCAGCGCGCTGTTGCTGGAAGCGGGCGTCATCACTCCGCCTGCGCCGCGGCCCAAGTACGACCAGTACGGGCACTACGGTCAGTACGGCTACTACGGACAGCAGGCTCCTTACCAGCAGTCCGGATATGGGGCGCAGTACGGCGGCTACCCGACGGGGCCCACGACCGGCGGCTTCAGCGCGCAGCCTGGACCGCAGCCGAGCTCGCCGCAGAGCCAGCAGCACGGATCGCCCACCCCGCCAACGGGATTCCCCAGCTTCAGCCCGCCGCCGTCGTCGTCCGGCTCCGGTTCGCCCGGTCAGGGAAACTCCGCGGACCACGCCGGCTCCGGTCACGGCCAGCACTCCTACGGCCAGGGTCAGCAGCCGCAGGCTCCGTCCTCGCCGTCGGGCCCGTCACAGTCCTGA
- the sucD gene encoding succinate--CoA ligase subunit alpha, with translation MAIFLTAENKVVVQGITGSEATKHTARMLAAGTKIVGGVNARKAGTTVAHKDVNGDPIELPVFGSVVEAIEKTGADVSIIFVPPVYSKDAIIEAIDAEIPLLVVITEGIPVQDSAYAWAYNLDKGGKTRIIGPNCPGIISPGQSLVGITPANISGPGPVGLVSKSGTLTYQMMYELRDFGFTTSIGIGGDPVIGTTHIDAIEAFEKDPETKVIVMIGEIGGDAEERAADYIKANVSKPVVGYVAGFTAPEGKTMGHAGAIVSGSSGTAAAKKEALEAAGVKVGKTPSETAALAREILQSL, from the coding sequence ATGGCTATATTCCTGACCGCTGAAAACAAGGTCGTCGTCCAGGGCATCACCGGCTCGGAGGCCACCAAGCACACCGCGCGGATGTTGGCGGCCGGCACGAAGATCGTCGGCGGGGTGAACGCCCGCAAGGCCGGCACGACCGTCGCGCACAAGGACGTCAACGGTGACCCCATCGAGCTGCCGGTGTTCGGCAGCGTCGTCGAGGCCATCGAAAAGACCGGCGCCGACGTGTCGATCATCTTCGTCCCGCCGGTGTATTCCAAAGACGCGATCATCGAGGCGATCGACGCCGAGATCCCGCTGCTGGTTGTCATCACCGAGGGAATCCCGGTGCAGGACAGCGCATATGCCTGGGCCTACAACCTCGACAAGGGTGGCAAGACCCGCATCATCGGCCCGAACTGCCCCGGCATCATCAGCCCCGGCCAGTCGCTCGTCGGCATCACCCCGGCCAACATCAGCGGCCCCGGGCCGGTCGGCCTGGTCTCCAAGTCCGGCACGCTGACGTACCAAATGATGTACGAGCTGCGCGATTTCGGGTTCACGACGTCGATCGGTATCGGCGGCGACCCGGTGATCGGCACCACCCACATCGACGCCATCGAGGCCTTCGAGAAGGACCCCGAAACCAAGGTCATCGTGATGATCGGCGAAATCGGCGGCGACGCCGAGGAGCGGGCGGCCGACTACATCAAGGCCAACGTGTCCAAGCCGGTCGTCGGTTACGTCGCGGGATTCACTGCGCCGGAAGGCAAGACGATGGGCCACGCCGGCGCCATCGTGTCCGGCTCGTCGGGCACCGCGGCCGCCAAGAAGGAAGCCCTCGAGGCGGCCGGCGTCAAGGTCGGCAAGACACCGTCGGAGACCGCCGCGCTCGCCCGGGAGATCCTGCAGAGCCTGTAG
- a CDS encoding acetyl-CoA acetyltransferase, which translates to MAVGAIDPRTPVVVGVGQFTERIDDPGYRGLSSVDLATEAVRAALADTGADVGTVAQAIEVFAGLRQFEICTPFTKPPLGCSDNYVRSVANRVGADPARAVLEPIGGNGPQKLMTEFAGAIAAGDIEVALILGSEPGSTAKYFAGRDDKPDFTEHVGGQLEDRGYGFEQYMSEYTAKHGLTGAPVQYGLLDNARRGRLGFGVTDYRHAMAELFAPFSKVAAKNPFSSSPVERSVQEIETVTDENRMICDPYPRLLVARDTVNQGAAALVMSVSAARRLGVPEGRWVYLRGHADQTEQDLLDRVDVSISYSAKQAVAEALRVADIGIDGVATFDLYSCFPFPVFAVCDDFGLTADDPRGLTLTGGLPYFGGPGNSYSLHGIAETVAAMRDKPGSFGLVGANGGVMSKYSVGVYSTNAGEWAVDRSKELQQNIAALPKVPVTRNANGAATIETYSVHYDWPATTGVIIGRLDDDGSRFMALSEDENLVALMTDGDPLGARITVQSTGEGINRAALR; encoded by the coding sequence ATGGCGGTTGGCGCTATAGACCCCCGTACTCCCGTCGTCGTCGGGGTTGGCCAGTTCACCGAACGCATCGACGATCCCGGTTACCGCGGCCTGTCCTCCGTCGACCTGGCGACCGAGGCCGTGCGGGCCGCACTCGCCGACACCGGTGCGGACGTGGGCACGGTGGCGCAGGCCATCGAGGTGTTCGCCGGCCTGCGCCAGTTCGAGATCTGCACCCCGTTCACCAAGCCGCCGCTCGGTTGCTCGGACAACTACGTGCGGTCGGTGGCCAACCGGGTCGGCGCCGATCCGGCGCGCGCGGTGCTCGAGCCGATCGGCGGCAACGGTCCGCAGAAGCTGATGACGGAGTTCGCCGGGGCGATCGCCGCCGGTGACATCGAGGTCGCGTTGATCCTCGGGTCCGAGCCCGGGTCCACGGCGAAGTACTTCGCCGGCCGTGACGACAAGCCGGACTTCACCGAGCACGTCGGCGGCCAGCTCGAGGACCGTGGATACGGTTTCGAGCAGTACATGAGCGAGTACACCGCGAAGCACGGGCTGACTGGAGCGCCGGTGCAGTACGGGCTGCTCGACAACGCCCGCAGAGGACGGCTCGGGTTCGGCGTCACCGATTATCGGCACGCGATGGCCGAGCTCTTCGCTCCATTCTCCAAAGTTGCTGCCAAGAATCCGTTTTCGTCGTCACCGGTGGAACGGTCGGTGCAGGAGATCGAAACGGTCACCGACGAGAACCGGATGATCTGCGATCCGTATCCGCGGCTGCTGGTGGCGCGCGACACCGTCAACCAGGGGGCTGCTGCGCTGGTGATGTCGGTGTCGGCGGCCCGGCGACTCGGAGTGCCGGAGGGCAGGTGGGTCTATCTGCGTGGGCATGCCGACCAGACCGAGCAGGACCTGCTGGACCGCGTCGACGTCAGTATCAGCTACTCCGCCAAACAAGCTGTGGCAGAGGCGCTTCGGGTCGCCGACATCGGCATCGACGGCGTGGCGACATTCGACCTCTACAGCTGCTTCCCGTTTCCGGTCTTCGCGGTGTGCGATGACTTCGGGCTCACCGCCGATGACCCACGCGGTTTGACGCTCACCGGCGGGCTGCCGTATTTCGGCGGCCCCGGCAACAGCTATTCGTTGCACGGCATCGCCGAGACCGTGGCCGCCATGCGCGACAAGCCGGGCTCGTTCGGGCTCGTCGGCGCCAACGGCGGTGTGATGAGCAAGTATTCGGTGGGGGTGTACTCGACCAACGCCGGCGAGTGGGCGGTCGACCGCAGCAAGGAATTGCAGCAGAACATCGCTGCGCTGCCGAAGGTGCCGGTCACTCGAAATGCCAACGGCGCGGCCACCATTGAGACGTACTCGGTCCACTACGACTGGCCGGCGACGACCGGTGTCATCATCGGCCGGCTCGACGACGACGGCTCGCGGTTCATGGCGCTCAGCGAGGACGAGAATCTGGTGGCGTTGATGACCGACGGTGACCCGCTGGGTGCCCGCATCACCGTGCAGTCGACCGGCGAGGGCATCAACCGGGCTGCACTGCGCTGA
- the pgi gene encoding glucose-6-phosphate isomerase — MTAVDHIPDVSATPAWHALQQHHAQIENTQLRELFDDDPDRGHEFTLSVGDLYIDYSKHRITRETVKLLIDLAKAVDLEQHRDAMFDGTHINVSEDRAVLHTALRLPRDAKLTVDGQDVVADVHEVLDRMGDFTDRLRSGEWTGATGKRISTVVNIGIGGSDLGPVMVYQALRHYVDAGISARFVSNVDPADLIAKLDGLDPATTLFVIASKTFTTLETLTNATAARRWLTDALGDDAVAKHFVAVSTNKKLVDEFGIDTANMFGFWDWVGGRYSVDSAIGLSVMAAIGREAFADFLSGFHLVDEHFRTAPLEANAPALLGLIGLWYSDFFGAQSRAVLPYANDLSRFAAYLQQLTMESNGKSTRADGTPVTADTGEIYWGEPGTNGQHAFYQLLHQGTRLVPADFIGFSQPIDDLPTADGTGSMHDLLMSNFFAQTQVLAFGKTAEEIAAEGTPKDVVPHKVMPGNRPTTSILATRLTPSVLGQLIALYEHQVFTEGVVWGIDSFDQWGVELGKTQAKALLPVITEDAAPDKQTDSSTDTLVRRYRRERGRVG, encoded by the coding sequence ATGACTGCGGTTGACCACATTCCCGACGTATCAGCGACCCCGGCCTGGCACGCACTGCAACAGCATCACGCGCAGATCGAGAACACCCAACTGCGTGAACTGTTCGACGACGACCCCGACCGGGGGCACGAGTTCACCCTCAGCGTCGGCGACCTCTATATCGACTACAGCAAGCACCGGATCACCCGCGAGACGGTCAAACTCCTCATCGACCTGGCCAAGGCCGTCGACCTGGAACAGCACCGCGACGCGATGTTCGACGGGACGCACATCAATGTGTCGGAAGACCGCGCGGTGCTGCACACCGCTTTGCGACTCCCCCGCGACGCAAAGCTGACCGTCGACGGACAGGACGTGGTCGCCGACGTCCACGAGGTGCTCGATCGGATGGGTGACTTCACCGATCGGCTGCGCAGCGGCGAGTGGACCGGCGCCACCGGTAAGCGGATCAGCACCGTCGTCAACATCGGGATCGGCGGCTCGGATCTCGGGCCGGTGATGGTCTACCAGGCGCTGCGGCACTACGTCGACGCCGGCATCTCGGCGCGTTTCGTCTCCAACGTGGACCCGGCCGACCTGATCGCGAAGCTGGACGGCTTGGATCCGGCCACAACGCTTTTCGTGATCGCATCCAAGACTTTCACGACGCTGGAGACGCTCACGAATGCGACGGCGGCCCGGCGCTGGCTGACCGACGCGCTCGGCGACGACGCGGTGGCCAAGCATTTCGTCGCCGTGTCCACCAACAAGAAGCTGGTCGACGAGTTCGGCATCGACACCGCCAACATGTTCGGCTTCTGGGACTGGGTCGGTGGACGGTACTCGGTCGACTCGGCGATCGGGCTCTCGGTGATGGCCGCGATCGGCCGAGAAGCCTTCGCGGACTTCCTGTCTGGTTTCCACCTTGTCGACGAGCACTTCAGGACGGCACCGCTGGAAGCCAACGCGCCGGCCCTGCTCGGGTTGATCGGGCTGTGGTATTCCGACTTCTTCGGCGCCCAGTCGCGAGCGGTACTGCCGTATGCCAACGACCTGTCGCGGTTCGCGGCCTACCTGCAGCAGCTGACCATGGAATCCAACGGCAAGTCGACCCGCGCCGACGGAACCCCGGTGACCGCCGACACCGGTGAAATCTATTGGGGCGAACCGGGAACCAACGGCCAGCACGCCTTCTACCAACTGCTGCACCAGGGCACGCGGCTGGTGCCGGCCGACTTCATCGGCTTCAGCCAGCCCATCGACGACCTGCCCACCGCCGACGGCACCGGCAGCATGCACGACCTGCTGATGAGCAACTTCTTCGCCCAAACCCAGGTGCTGGCGTTCGGTAAGACCGCCGAAGAGATCGCCGCCGAAGGTACGCCGAAAGACGTTGTGCCGCATAAGGTCATGCCCGGCAACCGTCCGACCACGTCGATTCTGGCCACCCGGCTGACCCCATCGGTCCTGGGCCAGTTGATCGCGCTCTACGAACACCAGGTCTTCACCGAGGGCGTCGTGTGGGGCATCGACTCGTTCGATCAGTGGGGTGTCGAGCTGGGCAAGACTCAGGCCAAGGCGCTGCTGCCGGTGATCACCGAGGACGCCGCGCCTGACAAGCAAACCGACAGCTCGACCGACACTCTGGTACGGCGTTACCGCCGAGAGAGAGGCCGGGTCGGCTGA
- the sucC gene encoding ADP-forming succinate--CoA ligase subunit beta, with product MDLFEYQAKELFAKHNVPTTPGRVTDTAEGAKAIAEEIGRPVMVKAQVKAGGRGKAGGVKYAATADDAYNHAKNILGLDIKGHIVKKLLVAEASDIAEEYYISFLLDRANRTYLAMCSVEGGMEIEEVAATKPDRLAKVPVNAVKGVDLASARSIAEQGHLPAEVLDAAAITISKLWEVFVGEDATLVEVNPLVRTPDDQILALDGKVTLDANADFRQPGHVEFEDRDATDPLELKAKEHDLNYVKLDGQVGIIGNGAGLVMSTLDVVAYAGEKHGGVKPANFLDIGGGASAEVMAAGLDVVLGDHQVKSVFVNVFGGITSCDAVATGIVKALEILGDEANKPLVVRLDGNNVDEGRRILSEAAHPLVTLVPTMDEAADKAAELASA from the coding sequence ATGGATCTTTTCGAGTATCAGGCGAAGGAACTGTTCGCCAAGCACAACGTCCCGACGACACCCGGGCGGGTGACTGACACCGCCGAGGGAGCCAAGGCGATCGCCGAAGAGATCGGCCGCCCGGTGATGGTGAAGGCCCAGGTCAAAGCCGGCGGCCGCGGCAAAGCGGGCGGCGTGAAATACGCCGCGACCGCCGACGACGCCTACAACCACGCGAAGAACATTCTCGGCCTGGACATCAAAGGCCACATCGTCAAGAAGCTGCTGGTGGCCGAGGCCAGTGACATCGCCGAGGAGTACTACATATCCTTCCTGCTCGATCGCGCCAACCGCACCTACCTGGCCATGTGCTCGGTGGAAGGCGGCATGGAGATCGAGGAGGTCGCGGCCACCAAGCCCGATCGGCTGGCCAAGGTCCCGGTGAACGCCGTCAAGGGTGTCGACCTTGCGAGCGCCCGCTCGATCGCCGAGCAGGGCCACCTGCCCGCCGAGGTGCTCGACGCCGCGGCGATCACCATCTCCAAGCTGTGGGAGGTCTTCGTCGGCGAGGATGCCACGCTGGTCGAGGTCAACCCGTTGGTGCGCACCCCGGACGACCAGATCCTCGCGCTGGACGGCAAGGTCACCCTCGACGCCAACGCCGACTTCCGGCAGCCCGGCCACGTCGAGTTCGAGGACCGCGACGCCACCGACCCGCTGGAGTTGAAGGCCAAGGAGCACGACCTGAACTACGTCAAGCTCGACGGCCAGGTCGGCATCATCGGAAACGGCGCCGGCCTGGTGATGTCGACGTTGGACGTCGTGGCCTACGCCGGCGAAAAGCACGGTGGGGTGAAGCCGGCCAACTTTCTCGACATCGGCGGCGGCGCCTCGGCCGAGGTGATGGCCGCCGGACTTGACGTCGTCCTGGGTGACCACCAGGTCAAGAGCGTGTTCGTGAACGTGTTCGGTGGCATCACCTCGTGCGACGCCGTCGCCACCGGAATCGTCAAGGCGCTGGAAATCTTGGGTGACGAGGCCAACAAGCCGCTGGTGGTCCGGCTGGACGGCAACAACGTCGACGAGGGCCGGCGCATCCTGTCCGAGGCGGCCCACCCCCTGGTGACACTGGTGCCGACGATGGACGAAGCCGCCGACAAAGCCGCCGAGCTGGCGAGCGCCTGA
- a CDS encoding chorismate mutase: protein MNPQNPPHHEIPESEMTVETEQLTDIDDLRHEIDRLDAEILAAVRRRTEVSRAIGKARMASGGTRLVHSREMKVIERYSELGPEGKDLAMLLLRLGRGRLGH from the coding sequence ATGAATCCGCAAAACCCTCCACACCATGAGATTCCGGAGTCTGAAATGACAGTCGAAACCGAACAACTCACCGACATCGACGACCTGCGCCACGAAATCGACCGGCTCGACGCCGAGATCCTGGCCGCGGTCAGGCGTCGCACCGAGGTATCCAGGGCGATCGGCAAAGCCCGAATGGCATCCGGTGGCACCCGGCTGGTGCACAGCCGCGAGATGAAGGTCATCGAGCGCTACAGCGAGCTCGGACCCGAAGGCAAAGACCTGGCCATGCTGCTGCTCCGGCTGGGCCGCGGCCGGCTCGGTCACTGA